The Myxococcales bacterium DNA window AGGTTCAGATCGGGATCGAACAGCATCTGGGCCGCGATATCCTTGGTATAAACGACGGCGAACGTCGGGGGCGCGACGATCTGGCCGTACGGGCCCTTGGCCGCGGCATTCTCGTCGCGGCACAGCGGGCTGGTTTCACCGATGGCGTTCACGTATTCCTTGATTTTCTCGATGCCGACGACGTACTTCGTCGGCGAATACGTTTTGCCGATGAATTTTGGATCGATCATGAGAGCCTCCGGAAAGATGTATTGAGACAGCGGGCATCTTGGCCCGCGGCCGGCGGCTTGTCAAATTGCGCGC harbors:
- a CDS encoding MaoC family dehydratase, with product MIDPKFIGKTYSPTKYVVGIEKIKEYVNAIGETSPLCRDENAAAKGPYGQIVAPPTFAVVYTKDIAAQMLFDPDLNLNIPMLVHGEQEFVFHRPVKHGDVVLTTGKLVSAEARKQNLVVTFEAESRVDGDLVTTSIYTFLVRGGAL